One window from the genome of Paraneptunicella aestuarii encodes:
- a CDS encoding sigma-54-dependent transcriptional regulator produces MLKANVMLVEDDPGLREALTDTLILGGYDVLACDSAEMALARLQDSHIDIVVSDIQLGGITGLNLLQSIKTKFPNLPILLMTAYATIDDAVFAMREGATDYLAKPFSPEVLLNIVGRYAPARKMEAYAPVVGDKSSKQLLELASKVAKSDATVMVLGPSGSGKEVLARYIHDQSNRHDEAFVAINCAAIPENMLEATLFGYEKGAFTGALQACPGKFEQAQGGTILLDEITEMDLALQAKLLRVLQEREVERLGSRKTIALDLRVIATSNRDLRQAVQEGKFREDLYYRLNVFPLTWLPLAQRPDDIVPLAKHMIERHAKQQGVAIPVLSASARNKLAQYQWPGNVRELENVIQRSLILCNGHQIEATDLMIDSIMTEAPADIQDDIEETQTASVLGNELRQQEHQIILDTLASCHGSRKKVAEKLGISPRTLRYKLAKMREMGIEFPA; encoded by the coding sequence ATGTTAAAAGCAAATGTCATGTTAGTTGAAGACGATCCAGGTTTACGAGAAGCCTTGACCGATACCTTAATCCTTGGGGGATATGATGTGTTAGCCTGCGACAGCGCAGAGATGGCTCTGGCAAGATTGCAGGATTCTCATATTGATATCGTTGTTAGCGACATTCAGCTTGGCGGCATCACAGGATTAAACCTGCTGCAGAGCATTAAAACCAAGTTTCCGAACTTACCCATTCTATTAATGACGGCTTATGCCACTATCGATGACGCCGTTTTCGCTATGCGGGAAGGCGCGACCGATTATCTGGCAAAACCATTCTCGCCAGAAGTATTGCTCAACATTGTTGGGCGTTATGCACCGGCGAGAAAAATGGAAGCGTATGCGCCCGTTGTGGGTGATAAATCCAGTAAGCAGCTATTAGAGTTGGCGTCTAAAGTGGCGAAATCCGATGCAACCGTCATGGTGTTAGGGCCAAGTGGTTCAGGTAAAGAGGTCTTGGCTCGCTATATTCATGACCAGTCAAACCGTCACGACGAAGCTTTTGTGGCGATTAACTGTGCTGCTATTCCCGAGAATATGCTGGAAGCCACTTTATTTGGTTATGAAAAAGGCGCTTTCACAGGAGCTTTACAAGCTTGCCCTGGAAAATTTGAACAGGCTCAGGGCGGAACGATTTTATTAGATGAAATAACTGAAATGGATCTGGCTTTGCAGGCGAAGCTACTGCGTGTGTTGCAGGAACGTGAAGTCGAACGACTAGGGAGTCGTAAAACCATTGCCCTTGATCTACGCGTTATCGCGACCAGTAACCGTGATTTGCGTCAGGCTGTGCAAGAAGGGAAATTCCGCGAAGATTTATATTATCGCTTGAATGTGTTCCCGCTTACCTGGCTACCTTTGGCACAGCGTCCTGACGATATTGTGCCTTTGGCGAAGCACATGATAGAGCGCCACGCCAAGCAACAAGGCGTTGCTATTCCGGTATTGTCTGCATCAGCACGCAATAAACTGGCTCAATATCAATGGCCGGGTAATGTTCGAGAATTGGAAAATGTCATCCAGCGTTCTTTGATTCTGTGCAATGGGCATCAAATTGAAGCAACCGATTTAATGATCGATTCTATTATGACGGAAGCGCCAGCAGATATTCAGGATGATATTGAAGAAACTCAAACCGCCAGTGTGTTGGGTAACGAGCTACGTCAGCAAGAGCATCAAATTATTTTGGATACATTAGCTTCTTGTCATGGTAGTCGTAAAAAAGTGGCTGAGAAGCTAGGCATTAGCCCGAGAACACTCAGGTACAAACTGGCAAAAATGCGAGAAATGGGGATTGAGTTTCCTGCATAG
- the fliE gene encoding flagellar hook-basal body complex protein FliE — translation MDIKAQALFSEMQTMAAQAQIGLPEAPSIQVNPASKNFSDMLADAVNNVNSMQIDSRNQQMAFEMGDKSLSLADVMVAKEKSGIAFEATVQVRNKVMEAYKQIMNMPV, via the coding sequence ATGGACATTAAAGCACAAGCTTTATTCAGTGAAATGCAAACCATGGCTGCTCAAGCCCAAATTGGCTTGCCTGAAGCACCATCTATTCAAGTAAACCCTGCCAGCAAAAACTTTTCTGATATGTTGGCCGATGCTGTAAATAACGTGAACAGTATGCAAATAGATTCACGTAATCAGCAGATGGCTTTCGAGATGGGTGACAAGAGCTTAAGCCTGGCAGACGTCATGGTGGCAAAAGAAAAATCCGGCATCGCTTTTGAAGCAACCGTTCAGGTGCGTAATAAAGTGATGGAAGCCTATAAACAAATCATGAACATGCCGGTGTAA
- the fliF gene encoding flagellar basal-body MS-ring/collar protein FliF: MAEATGTELAVTSGVDSLDSDLNTEQKSGFMEALGSVDMLRQIVLVIALVICVAIAIFIVIWAQEPDYRPLAKMPTEELIETLDYLDQNEIPYRLEGNTIYVTEDQFRDIRLGLTRQGINQDPKAGDEIIMQDMGFGVSQRVEKERLKHAREQQISRTIEEMSSVSRAKVLLALPKENVFARREKQGSATVVITMRRGSILSGEEVDAVVDIVASAVQGLEPSRVTVTDNNGRLLNSGSQDSLSARSRKEYEIEKQREKEYLEKIDSILIPVLGMENYTAQVDVTMDFTSVEQTQKRYNPDLPAVRSEMTMENNTVGSVVAGIPGALTNQPPLDSTIPQQATGSNSTRSTPGSSRKEATRNYELDTTISHTKQQTGVIRRLSVSVAVDYLSTTDAEGNPTAQPRSQEELLNLRRLLQGGIGFDVTRGDSLEVVSIPFSRVDDSDMIKQEIWEQAWFMRAVKWAVGGLVIIVLMLAIVKPMLKRLLYPEDTTEADEYSMDEGLDLGDETISMLSQEFDEGQVGFSPDGSLMLPDLHKDEDVLKVVRALVANEPELSAQVVRGWMMMDE, translated from the coding sequence GTGGCTGAAGCAACTGGAACCGAATTAGCTGTAACATCTGGTGTCGATTCATTGGACTCAGATCTAAATACAGAGCAAAAATCCGGGTTTATGGAGGCCTTGGGCAGTGTCGATATGCTACGTCAAATCGTGCTGGTTATTGCCTTGGTAATTTGTGTCGCTATTGCAATCTTCATTGTGATTTGGGCACAGGAACCTGACTACCGTCCTTTGGCGAAAATGCCAACGGAAGAATTGATTGAAACCCTGGATTATCTGGATCAAAACGAAATTCCTTACCGCCTCGAAGGTAACACTATTTATGTTACTGAAGATCAATTCCGTGATATCCGCTTGGGTTTAACTCGTCAAGGTATCAATCAGGATCCTAAAGCGGGTGATGAAATCATCATGCAGGATATGGGCTTCGGTGTAAGCCAACGCGTTGAAAAGGAGCGTTTGAAGCACGCCAGAGAACAGCAAATCTCGCGCACCATTGAAGAAATGTCTTCCGTTTCTCGCGCTAAAGTTCTACTTGCATTACCTAAAGAGAACGTGTTCGCACGTCGTGAAAAGCAGGGCAGTGCAACGGTTGTTATTACCATGCGCCGCGGTTCTATCTTATCCGGTGAAGAAGTGGATGCGGTTGTGGATATTGTGGCTTCTGCCGTACAAGGTTTGGAACCAAGCCGCGTTACTGTTACAGACAATAATGGACGCCTGTTGAATTCAGGTTCACAAGATTCTCTTTCTGCTCGTTCACGTAAAGAATATGAAATTGAAAAGCAACGTGAAAAAGAATATCTGGAAAAGATCGACTCTATTCTTATTCCTGTTTTGGGCATGGAGAATTACACGGCTCAAGTTGATGTGACCATGGATTTCACTTCTGTTGAGCAAACCCAGAAGCGTTATAACCCTGATTTACCAGCCGTTCGTAGTGAAATGACCATGGAAAATAACACGGTAGGTAGCGTTGTTGCTGGTATCCCTGGTGCGTTGACCAATCAGCCGCCGCTGGACTCTACTATTCCTCAACAGGCAACGGGTTCAAACTCTACACGTTCTACTCCGGGCAGTTCACGCAAAGAAGCGACTCGTAATTATGAATTAGACACGACTATCAGTCATACTAAACAACAGACTGGCGTAATCCGTCGCTTGAGTGTTTCCGTTGCGGTTGATTACCTGTCAACAACTGATGCTGAAGGCAATCCTACTGCGCAGCCGCGCTCACAGGAAGAATTGTTGAATTTGCGTCGCTTGTTGCAAGGTGGCATTGGTTTTGACGTCACTCGTGGCGATTCTCTTGAAGTGGTCAGCATTCCATTCAGTCGAGTGGATGACTCTGACATGATTAAGCAGGAAATCTGGGAGCAAGCATGGTTTATGCGCGCAGTTAAGTGGGCTGTCGGTGGTTTGGTTATCATTGTATTGATGCTGGCTATCGTGAAACCAATGTTGAAACGCTTGCTGTACCCTGAAGATACAACAGAAGCTGATGAATACAGCATGGATGAAGGCTTGGATCTGGGTGACGAGACCATTAGTATGCTATCTCAAGAGTTTGACGAAGGTCAGGTTGGCTTCTCCCCAGATGGTTCTCTAATGTTGCCAGACCTGCATAAAGACGAAGACGTATTAAAAGTAGTACGCGCCTTGGTTGCTAACGAGCCTGAACTGTCTGCACAGGTAGTTCGTGGCTGGATGATGATGGATGAATAA